One stretch of Malus domestica chromosome 14, GDT2T_hap1 DNA includes these proteins:
- the LOC103454826 gene encoding polyadenylate-binding protein-interacting protein 11-like, with protein MAVVENAGVELGKSVGSNSANRNPETSTKPQNGGAVAAPNDQDLSKLSNAAAPLRHRIDQSMYVVVTPPPNGNINGNGQVAAAQRGSFEHVANHHHQRQRSNGGDFQMSNGDHHHDVDRDMRELRELFSKLNPMAEEFVPPSLANGHGLNAGFVNMALMMQNGNRNGQANGFPGRRRNNQGKRRINSRTSLAQREDRIRRTVYVSDIDQQVTEEQLAALFVTCGQVVDCRICGDPNSVLRFAFIEFTDEDGARAALSLAGTMLGFYPVRVLPSKTAIAPVNPTFLPRTEDEREMCARTIYCTNIDKKVTQADVKLFFESVCGEVYRLRLLGDYHHSTRIAFVEFVMAESAIAALNCSGVVLGSLPIRVSPSKTPVRPRAPRLPIH; from the exons atggCAGTGGTTGAGAATGCAGGGGTGGAGCTTGGGAAGAGCGTGGGGTCGAACTCGGCGAATCGGAACCCGGAGACTTCGACGAAGCCCCAGAACGGCGGTGCTGTTGCCGCACCCAACGATCAGGATCTGTCCAAGCTCAGCAACGCCGCCGCCCCTTTACGGCACCGCATCGATCAGAGCATGTACGTGGTGGTCACCCCTCCCCCCAACGGCAACATCAACGGCAACGGCCAGGTGGCGGCGGCTCAGCGGGGGAGCTTTGAACACGTGGCGAATCATCACCATCAGCGGCAGAGATCTAACGGCGGAGATTTTCAGATGAGTAATGGGGATCATCATCACGACGTAGACCGGGACATGAGGGAGCTGAGGGAGCTCTTCTCGAAGCTCAACCCCATGGCGGAGGAGTTCGTGCCGCCGTCACTGGCTAACGGACATGGACTCAATGCTGGGTTTGTTAACATGGCACTGATGATGCAGAACGGGAACAGAAATGGACAAGCTAATGGCTTTCCTGGTCGACGG agaAACAATCAAGGGAAACGGAGAATCAATAGCAGGACTAGTCTAGCGCAACGAGAAGATAGAATCCGAAGGACTGTGTACGTGTCTGACATTGATCAACAG GTCACTGAGGAACAGCTTGCAGCTCTCTTTGTTACTTGTGGGCAG GTTGTTGACTGCCGAATTTGCGGTGATCCTAACTCTGTTCTCCGTTTTGCCTTTATCGAGTTCACTGACGAAG ATGGTGCACGAGCTGCTTTGAGTCTCGCCGGGACAATGCTTGGATTCTACCCCGTTAGGGTGCTGCCCTCGAAGACAGCTATTGCACCTGTTAACCCCACATTCTTGCCTAGG ACTGAAGACGAACGTGAGATGTGTGCAAGAACTATCTATTGTACAAATATTGACAAAAAG GTTACTCAAGCTGATGTCAAACTCTTTTTTGAATCTGTCTGTGGAGAG GTTTATCGTTTGAGGCTGCTAGGGGACTATCACCACTCTACTCGCATTGCCTTTGTTGAGTTTGTGATG GCTGAAAGTGCAATCGCTGCTCTCAACTGTAGTGGTGTGGTTTTGGGATCATTGCCAATCAG GGTAAGTCCATCAAAGACGCCTGTTCGTCCACGCGCTCCTCGCCTTCCAATACATTGA